The nucleotide sequence ACCGGAGTtcgtaattaatgtttttctttcaataacgTACTGAAACTGTTATTGAACGAGTCTTAAGTGGAGGTCGTTGAACCTAGTTTATTCGTAACTTGCGATCCGCTCAGGCATCGCACGGTTACGAAATAAAGCAGCCGGTACCAGTCTACTGGTAAcattttctgtatttattatctattaactGCAGTAAGTGAcagtaatattaatgaaaacgtTTGATTATATAGAAACGAATGGCAGGAAAAATCAAGACATGAGTAAGTAGCAGGTAtcataaagtttatattaaatgttagaCCAGCTACAGTGTATCTTGGACGTGCGTCAAATTTAGGGCAGTGCTATTGTGTTAGCAAGTAGGTACGTGTTAGCATGATGACCTCATATAAACTGAAAGACCCCTGGTGGGACACTGGGTAGTGAGGTAAAGGGCAGAAAATTTTTAATGACTTATTATTCTGTACAGGCCAGTAAGACAAACCGaagcaatttttgtttttgccGGAAATCAAACTAAAAAATCCATGTTAACTAGGGGACTTACATAACTTCACGACTATAACGTTGATGGTGTTCAAgaaagaattattatatatcggATTAAAACgcttttactaattaaattatcaaccATAATCAACACCATTATTTACCCGTGACATTTTAATCcgataataatagtatatattttcgtaaatcagaaaaaattaaaggtttttctttttacataaataacctCTGAGGGCTAATAAATTGTAGTTACCTACATTGCTCTACGACGCGTAGCAAGTATCTCGTAGCGCCGACTTTAATGCGGCGTAGcgataatgtttaattaatactccagcgcattattaaaacatttcaacttaatatttaaatttgcttgATTAgcttaatatgtaaaataaaacgctGACTTTGTGGTACTTAAGTGCGATTTGAAGTACAGTAACCATACTGtgcttcaattttttttataatagaacagggagcaaacgggcaggaggctcacctgatgttaagtggtaccaccgcccatggacactctcgatgctagagggcaaatgcaaattaaatagtttgctGATTTTGAAACGTTCTTGCTGGTGTCATCGttcacatttattaattaaagaaataaatgaatgaatacTTCCTGACAGCATGTccatagattttataataactccATGTCATTTAGATtatctgtattatatttatattcaaatatgaaaCTTgacattatcattattaacttcaaataaataattttaggttGTATTTTGGCAGTGCTACTGGGttttacagttaaaatataattgggcCGCCTCGAGAGGTACTCCCATTGACCTATCAGAGTGACATCAATGGAAGGAGTTCTTAAGCATGCGTACCTCGCCCGACGCCGAATGCCAGGCGTAACTTCCTTCAAATACTATGCATTGTAATATCGTTTATTACCAAGTTCTTTGAAAACTCCCCCGAATTGCATTATACAACTATCAAACGGTTTTAATCAATGCAAGCCACTGACCTGATTCTCCTGATTGAGCAATTTGAGCTGATCGTTAATAAGGCTGTATTTCGCACTTTCCTCTTTCCGCAGCGCTCGTTCCTTTTTCAGTTCCGGACTCCAGAACGTCTTTATACTATGCATACTGGATCCTAATTTTTGGTTTGTCAGTTCAAGTTCCTTCTTCAAGTTGCCAAGTTCGCGCTGTAGGTCGGAGTTTTGGGATTGTAGTTCGCCGAGGAAGAGCGGTGGCGGTTCTCGGCGATAGTAGTCATCTTCAGGGGGCGGTGGCGGGGCGTAGGAGCGGTCGTAATCTCGTTCTAGGGACTGGTAGCGGAGGGGCCTGGGTCTGGCTCGATGGTGGGCGCCGGCCGAGGCGGACCGGCCGCGCTCGTCCGGCGCCGGGGAGGGTTCGTCATCGCGCTGGAGGTAGGGACTGCGGCGGCTGGGACTGCGGTCCACCTGGGGAAGGCGGCCGCGCGACCACTCCTGCCGACGCCATTCGTCTCGGCACGGCGGCCGCTCCTCTTCGCCGGCGTACTCGCGGAGATACAGTTTGACGTGTTTCCCGCCTCAATTCGAACGCATTGTGCTCTGGACTCGGCGACGGGCGCGCGATCACTGTGTTACGAGCCCGGGGGATCGATCGTTGTGGATAGCGCATGCGTGGACAATGTAGCGCTGTCAGCGCTTCACGATTTTAATCTATAATTGGACTTGTACGAGATGCGTATTGATGTATGATAATTTATGCTTCTAAGTGGTTAAGGTAGTTTTGGGATTGTTTACAATAAACTTGAAATtcctttaaattatgaatctcataaaatcttaattagatttatttaattaagtgtaaTCAAatctttaagatttttatacttGAACTACTGAACTCATTAAGCTCCAAAACatagtaaacattttattttaatttatttttcattttccaCCGCTATCCGGAAGATTATGAACGTGTAAAGATACATACCCACcgacatttcaaaataataatctgaATGTATGGGTATTCATGATATTCACCCTTACAAAtaccaaatacatatttataaagaacgacaacaacttaaaaacaaaaaggcTCTGCCAAAACAAGTTGGgcatttaattcaaaatccttcaatttaaaatatgtcacTCATTCTATTATTAGAACAGTTTTCAGATTCCCATTTTCAAAATGACTCACGCAGCGTCATAGcgctttaaaataaacttccCTATTTCTCCGCTTGGTGACCCACTTAAATTTTCTATCTTTCTCAAACACTACAAGATGTGTATGTCTGTCTCTGTTTGCCATAAGGTCATCGGTATGTTGCTGGTAGTACTCTGAAGAACTTGATAGTAGGTTAGACGATATCCTTATTTCTTAGCagttataaaacttaataatggtcttttttaataatgttacgTACACAAAAAccgtatgtaatatgtattaaaattaccaGCACCGCGTATTTACGTAAGGAGTACTTATAAGAGGATTTCACGTAAGGAGTAATTGTcctttcttataattaatagcaAATAGccttaacacaaaaatacactCGGAGGCCCCTAGGCTTGTTCAAAATACTATTTGTTATTGCTACAATTGTTagattgaatataatatattgaaaaatgaattaaaaatggttcgTAACAATTAAGACTGGTAAATTGTAGTAGGAGTTCTAGAGACTTAAAGGAACAAGGTATTTCGACACAAGAGAACTCGACAATCTTAATGGGTCATAAACCACCAGCTGCTTCGATTGTTATGAATATTGAGAAATATCGCCCTTTTATGAGGTtgaattaatcaattttaaagcAATGAAAATGGATAGACGTAAAATAGACAACGCTTTAAATATTCTACTTTTTTGCCGATAATAGAAAATTCTTCTTCGTTTCCGTCGTCGACAGGAATTAGATAGAGTACCAATGtcagaaaatttataatttcaactaTAGACGACATTATCCCCAACTTTTTCTTATACAGTATAAGAATCTAAATTCCATTGCCTATGCCAAACATATGACGTAGACTGGACTCAAATGAATGGAAAATTAGTCAATGGAATTATAGTCGTGCGAAAACAACCATCTTGATGTTGAATGTGGACGACACCGTCAGTCGTTACGTTATTAGACTTCGATATTACAATCTGGAtactaaatttgtaaaaaaaaaataattattatatagttcaataatgaaatgtataGTATAATTTCTTTAGTCTTATATTCAATTCTGTATTCAGTATTTTTAACGAACTCATTGTCACTTGTCAACCTGGAGCATTAATTTGAATGTTTATTGTCACTTCGTGTTTTGAGGTTATGTCTTGTTAGTGTTATGATTTtagtaaattacatttaatacttttttaattgacaacaaaaactatttaagaTGCCTCTACCTCCTGCCAGTGGCACTGGTAAATATTACGCATTAGCGGCAAAATCAATTCGCTTAATACGTCAAGGATGTACAAATAGACCGTTTTTTCATATATCAGTTACTCAGGTAATCATTGTTTAGttacaaatgtaataaattctttttaatttgatatccTCTTTAGCCGTCTAAGtaggtaaataaatttgttaatttagtaGAGAACAACTGAGAACTATAATGAATTTTCGTAAAATCTAACCATtcctaatattaaataaaaataatttcatttcagCGAAAAAGATTAAATAGCCAACCAGTAATTGAACAGTTGGGTTCATATGATCCTAtgccaaatataaataatgagaaATTGGTTGCTTTGAATTTAGAAAGGCTAAAATTCTGGCTAGGACAGGGAGCTCATGTAACATCTCCAGTAGCCGAGTTGTTGGGTAATTTTTAAGTCCTTACATggcattaaattttttcatttcttccctgtgttattttctttataacttaaatactcttttagaatttgtattaaaGTACAGCACTTACGTcataaaaatactgtaatgaaatatacaataattatatattaatttcttgaaGTACATGTTCAggttttttgtcatttatccAGAAAGAAACATAAATGCCTTTTTCATActttagattaatatttttattggttttcaCAGGTCTAGCTGGGTTTTTCCCAATTCATCCAAAATCATATATGACAGCATGGAGAAACAGACAAGCGGAACAAGACAGACTAACGAGTGAAAAAGAAGCAGCCAAGAGTACTGcataatttaagatattagtaaaatgtagcaattatgataaataaatttagtaacttgtattttttttaaagtggtTATGTTCAGTCTTGGATAATAATGACATTCTGGCCTTTCTAtggaaacttaaaattaataagaaaactaACTGTcaattttgtttcaataaatacTGCAGAGAACtagaactataaaatatttagaccATATTTTGCTGGGACTTGTCTtactaagaaaaaataaggtaACACAG is from Pieris rapae chromosome 7, ilPieRapa1.1, whole genome shotgun sequence and encodes:
- the LOC110993348 gene encoding probable 28S ribosomal protein S16, mitochondrial; the encoded protein is MPLPPASGTGKYYALAAKSIRLIRQGCTNRPFFHISVTQRKRLNSQPVIEQLGSYDPMPNINNEKLVALNLERLKFWLGQGAHVTSPVAELLGLAGFFPIHPKSYMTAWRNRQAEQDRLTSEKEAAKSTA